A single genomic interval of Nitrospirota bacterium harbors:
- a CDS encoding TldD/PmbA family protein yields MWQKFSSKIFDLARKHKVEYIDVRIIPRHEEEIILVKNGEIHELVKSEKSGFGIRILKGGAWGFASSSRLEENEIDERFESALDLARASSKMQRRPVRLFPVPVISHGFYKTPVLKDPFKDVSIQEKINTLLKLDELMKQSSARVNVRESNMTFSKINKILMNSEGSFIEQELVESGAGMEVIAVSGEEVQKRSYPNSFRGNIGTAGYEFIESLRLEDHAVRIGEEAEALLYADPCPEGEKDLILMPDQLCLQIHESIGHAIELDRIFGSELTYAGGSFLADHLKEFGSFRYGSKRVNVVSDPTLSEALGSFGYDDEAVAAQKTDIIREGVWVGLLSSRETCEELNEVTGKSISPNGCMRASHSNRIPLIRMTNLNLEPGSGSLNELLSETRDGILMETNVSWSIDDLRKNFSFGAEIGWEIKKGKKARMLKNPLYTGMTVNFWNSCDAVCGPSEWRSYGTPNCGKGLPGQAMHVGHGASPARFRKVKVGSRKG; encoded by the coding sequence ACGGGGAAATTCACGAGTTGGTGAAATCAGAAAAAAGCGGATTTGGAATCCGAATTTTAAAAGGGGGAGCCTGGGGATTTGCCAGTTCTTCGCGATTAGAAGAAAATGAAATTGACGAGAGATTCGAAAGCGCGCTTGATCTGGCCAGGGCCTCAAGCAAAATGCAAAGGAGACCTGTTCGTCTATTCCCGGTTCCCGTGATTTCCCACGGGTTTTATAAGACGCCGGTTCTTAAGGATCCTTTCAAAGATGTTTCCATCCAGGAAAAGATTAACACGCTCTTAAAGTTGGACGAACTGATGAAACAATCGAGCGCCAGAGTCAATGTTCGCGAGTCCAATATGACCTTTTCAAAGATTAATAAAATACTGATGAATAGCGAAGGTTCTTTTATTGAGCAAGAATTGGTGGAGAGCGGAGCGGGCATGGAAGTTATTGCTGTTTCCGGGGAGGAAGTTCAAAAGAGGTCCTATCCCAATAGTTTTAGAGGCAATATCGGGACCGCCGGTTACGAATTTATCGAATCCTTGCGTCTCGAAGACCATGCGGTGCGAATCGGGGAGGAAGCGGAGGCATTGCTTTATGCAGATCCTTGCCCTGAGGGGGAAAAGGATTTAATTTTGATGCCGGATCAACTTTGTCTTCAGATTCATGAATCGATTGGTCATGCGATCGAGCTTGACCGGATTTTTGGATCGGAGCTGACTTATGCCGGCGGGAGCTTTCTGGCTGACCACTTAAAAGAATTTGGAAGTTTCCGATATGGGTCTAAACGAGTAAACGTCGTCTCAGACCCGACTTTATCAGAAGCTCTGGGTTCTTTTGGGTATGATGACGAAGCGGTAGCCGCTCAGAAGACGGATATTATTCGCGAAGGTGTTTGGGTGGGGCTTCTGTCGTCCCGGGAAACCTGTGAGGAATTAAATGAAGTTACGGGGAAATCAATCTCGCCAAACGGATGTATGCGGGCGAGTCATAGTAACCGGATCCCTTTGATCCGGATGACCAACCTGAATTTGGAGCCCGGGTCGGGGTCTTTAAACGAACTTCTTTCAGAAACGAGAGATGGCATTCTGATGGAAACCAATGTCAGCTGGAGTATCGATGATCTTCGAAAGAACTTTAGCTTTGGCGCAGAAATCGGATGGGAAATTAAGAAGGGGAAGAAGGCCCGGATGTTAAAAAATCCGCTTTATACAGGCATGACCGTCAATTTTTGGAATTCCTGTGACGCCGTTTGCGGACCCTCTGAATGGAGAAGTTACGGAACCCCCAATTGCGGAAAAGGATTACCCGGCCAGGCGATGCATGTCGGCCACGGCGCTTCTCCAGCGAGATTCAG